In the genome of Candidatus Palauibacter scopulicola, one region contains:
- a CDS encoding cytochrome c, protein MRGSHRHSSHAWSHAAALAVFIVPLALSLTFRDLAAQGPAANGAGGSETDVTFSKDVAPILQANCQNCHRPGSVGPMALLDYRDTRRWASRMKELVSKRLMPPFHLDTGLGIQDIKDDWRLSEEDIGTIVAWADAGAPEGDPADMPPPIEWPNEQKWQLEDILGPPDHVIKSKPFDVPAEGGDTWWRPQVPTGLDEDRWVMAFETRPSFPAGRQVVHHAIPRLLRLNEEGEYQRIQSLSEYAMGKVGEIVPADAGRLLKTNDMIEWDAHYYPMGYDVPGDQVELGIWFHEEGYEPEFQQDLRLYPLRGDIALAPGGTAMTQGFYRWDHPVRLDSFQPHGHVHLHAMSIQALYPDGRLELISMVTDFDARWHHSYIYEDDVAPLLPPGTVLVMTGWYDNTAENELTPDPEIWYARGARTGDEMSHAWLAVTHLTEEGYQRLVEEREKKLATDDDAGDSGNDDNN, encoded by the coding sequence ATGCGTGGATCGCATCGTCACTCGAGCCATGCCTGGTCGCATGCAGCGGCCCTCGCCGTCTTCATCGTTCCCCTCGCCCTGAGTCTCACCTTCCGGGATCTCGCCGCGCAGGGGCCGGCCGCCAACGGCGCCGGAGGTTCCGAAACCGACGTCACGTTCTCGAAGGACGTCGCCCCGATCCTTCAGGCGAACTGCCAGAACTGCCACCGGCCGGGATCCGTGGGTCCGATGGCGCTCCTCGATTACCGGGACACGCGCCGCTGGGCCTCGCGCATGAAGGAGCTGGTCTCGAAGCGGCTCATGCCCCCGTTCCACCTCGACACCGGCCTCGGCATCCAGGACATCAAGGATGACTGGCGGCTGAGCGAGGAGGACATCGGGACGATCGTCGCGTGGGCCGACGCCGGGGCGCCCGAAGGGGATCCGGCCGACATGCCGCCCCCGATCGAGTGGCCGAACGAGCAGAAGTGGCAGCTCGAGGACATCCTCGGCCCGCCCGATCACGTGATCAAGTCGAAGCCGTTCGACGTCCCGGCCGAGGGCGGCGACACCTGGTGGCGGCCGCAGGTGCCGACGGGACTCGACGAGGACCGTTGGGTGATGGCGTTCGAGACGCGTCCCTCCTTCCCCGCCGGGCGGCAGGTGGTGCACCACGCGATCCCGCGCCTCCTCAGGCTGAACGAGGAAGGGGAGTACCAGCGCATCCAGAGCCTGTCCGAGTACGCGATGGGCAAGGTCGGGGAGATCGTGCCCGCGGACGCGGGCCGGCTCCTGAAGACGAACGACATGATCGAGTGGGACGCCCACTACTATCCCATGGGATACGACGTGCCCGGCGACCAGGTCGAACTGGGAATCTGGTTCCACGAGGAGGGCTACGAGCCCGAGTTCCAGCAGGATCTGCGCCTTTATCCTCTCCGGGGGGACATCGCGCTGGCGCCCGGAGGGACCGCGATGACGCAGGGGTTCTACCGCTGGGACCACCCGGTGAGGCTCGACAGCTTCCAGCCCCACGGGCATGTGCACCTGCACGCGATGTCGATCCAGGCGCTCTACCCCGACGGCAGGCTCGAACTCATCAGCATGGTCACGGACTTCGACGCGCGCTGGCACCACAGCTACATCTACGAGGATGACGTGGCGCCGCTGCTCCCGCCCGGGACGGTGCTCGTCATGACCGGCTGGTACGACAACACGGCAGAGAACGAACTGACCCCCGATCCGGAGATCTGGTACGCGCGCGGCGCGCGCACGGGGGACGAGATGTCGCACGCGTGGCTCGCCGTGACCCACCTCACGGAGGAAGGCTACCAGCGGCTCGTCGAAGAGCGGGAGAAGAAACTCGCGACGGACGACGACGCCGGCGACAGCGGCAACGACGACAACAACTGA
- a CDS encoding PQQ-binding-like beta-propeller repeat protein, which translates to MMTNHRSWRPSSALLLPLLFGAIPGAPAAAQGPGVEGAAWTYYGGDAWHTRYTPATQIDASNFESLEVAWRWDASSFGPSTARATPSYVDGKLMTVTGENRHVIALDPSTGRLLWSFAEPMTWRHEYSMRKAYGKGVAYAEIDGRGVVYIISPGFFLYGLDAETGRPLENWGEAVPLPGFPSSGTVDLVADLIEGWGPWESLNQEYDPDQGMPLEIGYITASSPPIVVNDVVVVGNSAEQGYNQTRKEMVPGDILAYDARTGEFKWKFHIIPRPGEFGHETWENDAWRWTGDVSPWAPLSADPELGLVYLVTNGATIDYYGGFHPGDNLFGTSIVALDVETGERRWHFQFVRHDIWNYDTPTAPLLMDVVVDGRPIKGVFQATKQSWLYALDRETGEPIWPIEDRPVPQSKVPGEKLAETQPHPTWPLPYDLQGRTEQDLIDYTPELHGMALEYARENDLFVPLFNPPTHVGNPDGEGAALICPGGGGGANITGPPVADPVNGIVFVTSTSGCSPVMVAPGIESELDGPEQTGVTHSEFSRAIGVVTESTADQATIEGLRIWKGPVGRITAIDVNTGEHLWMIPHGDAPERQQAVIRDHPMLQGVDVNPNQGRRGHSAMVATPTLLLASGQTSDGTPHLFAIDKRTGERVGQVELPGNTRYGMSSWVHEGKQYVIIQLTDGLAALALP; encoded by the coding sequence ATGATGACGAACCATCGGAGCTGGCGACCGAGCAGCGCCCTTCTTCTCCCCCTTCTCTTCGGAGCCATCCCGGGAGCCCCCGCCGCGGCGCAGGGCCCGGGCGTGGAGGGAGCCGCGTGGACCTACTACGGGGGCGACGCCTGGCACACCCGCTACACGCCGGCGACGCAGATCGACGCCTCCAACTTCGAGAGCCTCGAGGTCGCGTGGCGCTGGGACGCCTCGAGCTTCGGGCCGAGCACGGCGCGGGCCACCCCGTCCTACGTCGACGGAAAGCTGATGACGGTCACGGGCGAGAACCGGCATGTCATCGCCCTCGACCCCTCCACGGGAAGACTCCTGTGGAGCTTCGCCGAGCCCATGACGTGGCGGCACGAGTACTCGATGCGGAAGGCGTACGGCAAGGGCGTCGCCTACGCCGAGATCGATGGCCGCGGGGTCGTCTACATCATCAGTCCCGGGTTCTTCCTCTACGGGCTCGACGCCGAAACGGGTCGACCGCTCGAAAACTGGGGCGAGGCGGTGCCGCTGCCGGGATTCCCGTCCTCGGGGACGGTGGACCTGGTGGCGGACCTCATCGAGGGCTGGGGGCCGTGGGAGAGCCTGAACCAGGAGTACGACCCGGATCAGGGGATGCCTCTCGAGATCGGCTACATCACGGCGTCGTCCCCTCCCATCGTCGTGAACGATGTGGTCGTCGTCGGCAACTCGGCGGAGCAGGGCTACAACCAGACCCGGAAGGAGATGGTCCCGGGCGACATCCTGGCCTATGACGCGCGCACCGGCGAGTTCAAGTGGAAGTTCCACATCATCCCGCGGCCGGGCGAGTTCGGGCACGAGACGTGGGAGAACGACGCCTGGCGGTGGACGGGTGACGTGTCCCCGTGGGCGCCGCTCTCGGCGGACCCCGAACTCGGACTCGTCTATCTCGTCACGAACGGCGCCACGATCGACTATTACGGCGGTTTCCACCCCGGCGACAACCTCTTCGGCACGAGCATCGTCGCGCTCGACGTGGAGACGGGCGAGCGCCGCTGGCACTTCCAGTTCGTGCGACACGACATCTGGAACTACGACACGCCGACCGCGCCGCTCCTCATGGACGTCGTCGTGGACGGCCGGCCGATCAAGGGTGTCTTCCAGGCGACGAAGCAGTCGTGGCTGTACGCGCTCGACCGCGAGACGGGCGAGCCGATCTGGCCCATCGAGGACCGGCCGGTCCCGCAGTCGAAGGTGCCGGGCGAGAAGCTCGCGGAAACGCAGCCGCACCCGACGTGGCCCCTGCCCTACGACCTGCAGGGCCGCACGGAGCAGGACCTCATCGACTACACGCCCGAACTGCACGGGATGGCGCTCGAGTACGCGCGGGAGAACGACCTCTTCGTGCCACTCTTCAACCCGCCCACGCACGTCGGGAACCCCGATGGCGAGGGGGCGGCGCTCATCTGCCCCGGCGGTGGCGGGGGAGCGAACATCACCGGGCCGCCCGTCGCGGACCCGGTGAACGGGATCGTCTTCGTCACGTCGACCAGCGGGTGCTCGCCGGTCATGGTGGCGCCGGGGATCGAATCCGAACTCGACGGGCCGGAACAGACCGGCGTCACCCACTCCGAATTCTCCCGCGCGATCGGCGTCGTGACGGAGAGCACGGCGGACCAGGCAACCATCGAGGGGCTGAGAATCTGGAAGGGGCCGGTGGGGCGGATCACGGCGATCGACGTGAACACGGGCGAACACCTGTGGATGATCCCGCACGGCGACGCGCCCGAGCGGCAGCAGGCGGTGATCCGCGACCATCCGATGCTGCAGGGAGTGGACGTGAATCCGAACCAGGGGCGGCGCGGCCATTCCGCCATGGTTGCAACTCCAACGCTCCTTCTTGCGTCTGGACAGACGAGCGATGGGACGCCGCACCTGTTCGCAATCGACAAGCGGACCGGCGAGCGCGTGGGCCAGGTGGAGTTGCCCGGCAACACGCGCTACGGGATGTCGAGCTGGGTCCACGAGGGCAAGCAGTATGTGATCATTCAGTTGACCGACGGGCTTGCGGCGCTGGCCCTGCCCTGA
- a CDS encoding D-2-hydroxyacid dehydrogenase, which produces MKVVVADLWPGRTAELAEVAPGVDLVVVGDGQAAAAEAHDADAVLGVLNADILAAGDRLRWVQLASAGVERYLALSGLSEAEELVITNAQRIFAPGGAEHALGMALVLARRFHTALDLQRERRWDIRPLTGPSPYRGEGSELLELRGRTMLVIGLGGIGTETARIAHGIGMRVIATRNSSREGPDFVERVGLASELLDLVPEADVIVNALPLTPETDGLVDEAFFELTRPTALYITLGRGRTTNTAALVHALREGRIAGAGLDVVDPEPLPRDHVLWSMPNVIITPHLGGDSDEHMERMWTLFRENLRRFAAGEQLLSVVDRERGY; this is translated from the coding sequence GTGAAAGTCGTCGTCGCCGATCTGTGGCCCGGCCGCACGGCCGAACTCGCTGAGGTCGCGCCGGGCGTGGACCTCGTCGTCGTCGGAGACGGGCAGGCCGCGGCGGCCGAAGCGCACGACGCCGACGCGGTCCTCGGCGTGCTGAACGCGGACATCCTCGCTGCCGGCGACCGGCTCCGCTGGGTGCAGCTCGCCTCGGCGGGCGTCGAACGCTACCTCGCGCTCTCCGGGCTTTCCGAAGCCGAGGAACTCGTCATCACGAACGCCCAGCGGATCTTCGCCCCCGGCGGCGCGGAGCACGCGCTCGGCATGGCACTCGTGCTGGCGCGACGCTTCCACACAGCGCTCGACCTGCAGCGCGAGCGGCGCTGGGACATCCGGCCGCTGACCGGCCCCTCGCCCTACCGCGGAGAAGGGAGCGAACTGCTCGAACTCCGGGGCCGCACGATGCTCGTCATCGGCCTCGGCGGGATCGGCACGGAGACCGCGCGCATCGCGCACGGGATCGGCATGCGGGTCATCGCCACGCGGAACAGCAGCCGCGAGGGGCCCGATTTCGTGGAGCGGGTCGGGCTGGCGTCAGAGCTGCTGGATCTGGTTCCCGAGGCGGACGTCATCGTGAACGCCCTGCCGCTCACGCCGGAAACGGACGGCCTCGTCGACGAGGCCTTCTTCGAGCTGACGCGGCCGACCGCGCTCTACATCACGCTCGGGCGCGGACGCACGACGAATACGGCGGCGCTCGTCCACGCGCTGAGGGAGGGCCGGATCGCGGGCGCGGGGCTCGACGTGGTGGATCCCGAGCCGCTCCCGCGGGACCATGTCCTCTGGTCGATGCCGAACGTGATCATCACGCCCCACCTCGGCGGCGACTCCGATGAACACATGGAGCGGATGTGGACCCTCTTCCGCGAGAACCTGCGCCGGTTCGCGGCCGGCGAGCAGCTCCTCTCCGTCGTCGACCGGGAGCGCGGCTACTAG
- a CDS encoding DUF4198 domain-containing protein has protein sequence MKIGRRVLLTTAALTVAIVATAQAHTMFLKLESFFLEPHSTNVVALFNGDFDESENHITRDRMLDVSIVGPDGVVHPPTEAWRDTAMFHWHADSVDTALLTFETGSAGTYTIGVSTAARVIPLTGPEFNEYLVHEGLVDELAEREAAGKANDDAAELYSKHVKAIVQVGDDRSGEWAEELGYPVEIIPLQNPYDLVVGDDLQVRFLRAGEPVENALLYANYEFNPHSHDDTGAHNEAVEARTNADGVATIPLVGGGRWYIRTIHMVETPSEPDLDYESNWATLTFQIRGG, from the coding sequence ATGAAGATCGGACGCCGCGTCCTGCTGACGACCGCCGCGCTCACCGTCGCCATCGTCGCGACCGCGCAGGCGCACACGATGTTCCTGAAGCTCGAGAGTTTCTTCCTGGAGCCGCACTCGACGAACGTCGTTGCGCTCTTCAACGGGGACTTCGACGAGAGCGAGAACCACATCACGCGCGACCGCATGCTCGACGTGAGCATCGTGGGACCGGATGGCGTCGTGCACCCGCCGACCGAGGCGTGGCGCGACACGGCGATGTTCCACTGGCACGCGGACAGCGTCGACACGGCGCTGCTGACCTTCGAGACGGGATCGGCCGGGACCTACACGATCGGTGTGTCGACGGCGGCCCGCGTGATCCCGCTTACGGGGCCGGAGTTCAACGAGTACCTCGTGCACGAGGGCCTCGTCGACGAGCTCGCCGAGCGCGAAGCGGCCGGAAAGGCGAACGACGACGCGGCCGAGCTCTACAGCAAGCACGTTAAGGCGATCGTCCAGGTGGGCGACGACCGGAGCGGCGAATGGGCGGAGGAACTCGGCTATCCGGTGGAGATCATCCCGCTGCAGAACCCGTACGATCTCGTCGTCGGCGATGACCTGCAGGTGCGCTTCCTCCGCGCGGGCGAGCCGGTCGAGAACGCGCTCCTCTACGCGAACTACGAGTTCAACCCCCACTCCCACGACGACACCGGTGCGCACAATGAGGCGGTCGAGGCTCGCACGAACGCGGACGGCGTCGCGACGATCCCGCTCGTCGGCGGGGGCAGATGGTACATCCGGACGATCCACATGGTGGAGACGCCGTCGGAGCCCGACCTCGACTACGAGTCGAACTGGGCCACGCTCACGTTCCAGATCCGCGGCGGCTAG
- a CDS encoding peroxiredoxin: MTLRINDTAPDFTADTTQGRIRFHDWIGDGWVLLFSHPKDFTPVCTTELGAVASLQDAFAARNCKIIGISVDGVSDHEAWSKDIEASQGHAVGYPLIGDPRLEIVKAYDMLPADAGDTSEGRTPMDNATARSVFVIGPDKKIKATLTYPMSTGRNFAEILRLLDSCQLTAEKQLATPANWEQGDDVIIAPAVTDEEAKKRFPEGWEQPLPYIRIVPQPQDG, from the coding sequence ATGACGCTTCGCATCAACGACACGGCGCCGGACTTCACGGCGGATACGACGCAGGGCAGAATCCGCTTCCACGACTGGATCGGGGATGGGTGGGTCCTCCTCTTCTCCCATCCGAAGGACTTCACGCCCGTCTGCACGACGGAACTGGGGGCGGTGGCCTCCCTGCAGGACGCGTTCGCGGCGCGCAACTGCAAGATCATCGGGATCAGCGTCGACGGGGTGAGCGACCACGAGGCCTGGTCGAAGGACATCGAGGCCTCGCAGGGGCACGCCGTCGGCTATCCGCTGATCGGCGACCCCAGGCTGGAGATCGTCAAGGCGTACGACATGCTGCCGGCCGACGCGGGGGACACGTCCGAGGGCCGCACGCCGATGGACAACGCCACGGCGCGCTCCGTGTTCGTCATCGGCCCGGACAAGAAGATCAAGGCCACCCTCACGTACCCGATGAGCACGGGCCGCAACTTCGCCGAGATCCTTCGGCTCCTGGATTCGTGCCAGCTCACGGCCGAGAAGCAACTCGCCACACCGGCCAACTGGGAGCAGGGCGACGACGTGATCATCGCGCCGGCGGTCACCGACGAGGAAGCGAAGAAGCGGTTCCCGGAGGGCTGGGAGCAGCCCCTTCCCTACATCCGGATCGTCCCGCAGCCGCAGGACGGCTAG
- a CDS encoding amidohydrolase, producing the protein MKKAIARAGSGFLRGFLRAGGGLLLAGVLLSACTAGADAGDTAPEGGRILIDGGTVVVMDEAGAVLEGGAVLVEGGRISAVLDGEAPRPAGVTVLDATGHLVIPGLVNTHGHAAMSLLRGLADDMPLMTWLNEHIFPAEAELVDPDFVYWGTLLSSIEMLKSGTTTFADMYYFRDDAARAVIDAGIRAVMGPHVIGFPAPDFASPAETLADAAGFMETYRDHPTLVPGTAAHSLYTTSLDDVRAALRLAIEHDAPFQIHTAEDASEFATATERTGMGVVEALESIGALRPGTVLAHSIYLSDEDIERIAAGGAGISHNPQSNLKLGIPRAAPVVELLAAGIPVGLGTDGPASNNDLDLFDEMDAAAKLHKFTNADPTALPAETVFRMATMGGARVLNLHDRIGSLEPGKRADIVLLDTRRAGLTPLYNVYSHLVYAARGGDVSTVLVNGRVVVSEGQVRTVDEAEVMERARAFGARVRAVIEGSPPESQR; encoded by the coding sequence GTGAAAAAGGCCATTGCCCGCGCTGGCAGTGGATTTCTCCGCGGATTTCTCCGCGCCGGCGGAGGACTCCTGCTCGCCGGCGTTCTCCTGTCCGCGTGTACGGCCGGTGCCGATGCGGGCGATACAGCCCCGGAGGGCGGCCGGATCCTGATCGACGGCGGCACGGTCGTCGTCATGGACGAGGCGGGCGCCGTCCTCGAGGGAGGCGCGGTGCTCGTGGAGGGGGGCCGGATCTCCGCCGTCCTCGACGGTGAAGCTCCCCGCCCCGCCGGCGTGACGGTGCTCGACGCGACGGGGCACCTCGTGATCCCCGGCCTCGTGAACACCCACGGCCACGCCGCCATGTCGCTCCTGCGGGGACTCGCGGACGACATGCCGCTGATGACGTGGCTGAACGAGCACATCTTCCCCGCCGAGGCCGAACTGGTCGATCCCGACTTCGTCTACTGGGGCACGCTGCTCTCGTCCATCGAGATGCTGAAGAGCGGGACGACGACGTTCGCGGACATGTACTACTTCCGCGATGACGCTGCGCGGGCGGTCATCGATGCCGGCATCCGCGCCGTCATGGGTCCGCACGTCATCGGCTTCCCCGCCCCCGACTTCGCCTCGCCGGCCGAGACGCTGGCCGACGCGGCGGGGTTCATGGAGACGTATCGCGACCACCCCACGCTGGTTCCCGGAACGGCCGCCCACTCGCTGTACACGACTTCCCTCGACGACGTGCGTGCCGCCCTGCGGTTGGCCATCGAGCACGATGCCCCGTTTCAGATCCACACGGCCGAGGATGCGAGCGAGTTCGCGACCGCGACGGAACGGACCGGGATGGGCGTGGTGGAAGCGCTCGAGTCGATCGGCGCGCTCCGCCCGGGGACGGTGCTCGCCCACTCCATCTACCTCTCGGACGAGGACATCGAACGCATCGCGGCCGGGGGCGCCGGGATCTCGCACAACCCGCAGAGCAACCTCAAGCTGGGGATTCCGCGGGCGGCGCCGGTCGTGGAACTGCTCGCCGCGGGAATACCCGTCGGACTCGGCACCGATGGCCCGGCGAGCAACAACGACCTCGACCTGTTCGACGAGATGGACGCCGCCGCCAAGCTCCACAAGTTCACGAACGCCGACCCCACCGCGCTCCCGGCGGAGACCGTCTTCCGCATGGCGACGATGGGGGGCGCCCGCGTACTGAACCTCCACGACCGCATCGGCTCGCTCGAGCCGGGAAAGCGGGCCGACATCGTGCTGCTCGACACCCGGCGCGCCGGGCTCACGCCCCTCTATAACGTCTATTCCCACCTCGTGTACGCGGCTCGAGGGGGCGATGTCTCCACGGTCCTCGTGAACGGCCGCGTGGTCGTCAGCGAGGGGCAGGTCCGGACGGTGGACGAAGCCGAGGTGATGGAGCGGGCGCGGGCCTTCGGGGCACGGGTCCGGGCAGTGATTGAAGGCTCGCCGCCCGAATCTCAACGCTAG
- a CDS encoding helix-turn-helix domain-containing protein, with product MGTGDVAELLDIHPSTVKRWFDSPRMAATSGGHRRIPLDLVLDVARARDRRVYLHGFGSHATHVWHAMQALERGDPAPACDALVHWLRIRQSRLIGRFLWHVAARGDVPDPGVLDGVFGGFMKRVGDGWERGELRIADERAASREAGEAIGRLLAAAGGEADEPDPQRPTAVVGTVEPEQHILGSQLVRLLLLHRGWNVEHLGTGVPAPEIVATQRALGASLVCVSFTPPATAADLLRFVEAAGRLADPAQPFALVLGGNAVRGIQVSGGDGAFTDLVALDGLAAFRDWLDDRG from the coding sequence TTGGGAACCGGCGATGTAGCCGAGCTTCTCGACATCCATCCGTCGACCGTCAAGCGATGGTTCGACAGCCCCCGCATGGCCGCGACCTCCGGAGGGCACCGCCGCATCCCTCTCGACCTCGTGCTGGATGTGGCGCGCGCGCGGGACCGGAGGGTCTATCTCCACGGCTTCGGAAGCCATGCGACCCACGTCTGGCACGCAATGCAGGCACTCGAACGCGGCGATCCGGCACCGGCCTGCGATGCGCTCGTGCACTGGCTGCGGATCCGGCAATCGCGTCTGATCGGGAGGTTCCTGTGGCATGTCGCGGCCCGCGGCGACGTCCCGGATCCGGGCGTCCTCGACGGCGTGTTCGGCGGCTTCATGAAGCGGGTGGGAGACGGCTGGGAGCGCGGAGAGCTTCGCATCGCGGACGAGCGGGCCGCGAGCCGCGAGGCGGGGGAGGCGATCGGGCGATTGCTCGCCGCGGCCGGCGGGGAGGCTGACGAGCCCGACCCTCAAAGACCGACCGCCGTCGTCGGGACGGTCGAGCCCGAGCAGCACATCCTGGGATCCCAACTCGTGCGGCTCCTGCTCCTGCACAGGGGCTGGAACGTCGAGCACCTCGGGACGGGGGTGCCGGCTCCCGAGATCGTGGCGACACAGCGAGCGCTGGGCGCGTCGCTGGTTTGCGTATCGTTCACACCTCCCGCGACGGCCGCCGACCTCCTCCGCTTCGTGGAGGCGGCGGGGAGACTCGCGGATCCGGCCCAGCCCTTCGCCCTCGTTCTCGGCGGCAACGCGGTACGCGGCATACAGGTGAGCGGTGGCGACGGAGCGTTCACGGACCTTGTCGCGCTCGACGGTCTCGCCGCGTTCCGGGACTGGCTGGACGACCGTGGCTGA
- a CDS encoding carotenoid biosynthesis protein, translating into MADAARLADPTHVDRLGLAVLGLFSAASVAGFASFGLHPQLLARFPSSAGFYAPAFLIFARGHVIIAFLVLAYSLTARVGARWIPALLVAGGLSLGAELLGTATGFPFGGYRYTPMLGYRVAGLVPFLIPFSWFMMAFPAYVLARRASRGRLARWAVGAILLTTWDLTLDPAMSSLTSYWVWESAGPYYGMPLVNLAGWMVTSLFIMAGFDAVRAGPVADRIPARLMATYYGTVLALSVAMTLAAGYWWAVLATLAVLLAVWKGARA; encoded by the coding sequence GTGGCTGATGCCGCCCGCCTCGCCGACCCGACGCACGTCGACCGGCTGGGGCTCGCCGTCCTGGGACTCTTTTCGGCCGCCTCCGTCGCGGGCTTCGCGTCGTTCGGGCTGCACCCGCAGCTCCTGGCCCGCTTCCCTTCGTCCGCCGGATTCTATGCCCCCGCCTTTCTGATCTTTGCGCGCGGACACGTGATCATCGCGTTCCTGGTTCTGGCGTACTCGCTCACGGCGCGTGTCGGTGCGCGCTGGATTCCCGCGCTCCTCGTCGCGGGCGGCCTCTCGCTGGGGGCCGAACTGCTGGGCACGGCGACCGGCTTCCCGTTCGGCGGATACCGCTACACCCCCATGCTCGGCTATCGCGTGGCAGGGCTCGTGCCGTTCCTGATCCCGTTCAGCTGGTTCATGATGGCCTTCCCCGCCTACGTCCTCGCGCGGCGCGCGTCCCGGGGGCGACTCGCGCGCTGGGCGGTCGGCGCGATCCTGCTCACGACCTGGGATCTGACGCTCGATCCCGCCATGAGTTCGCTCACGTCCTACTGGGTGTGGGAGTCCGCCGGACCCTACTACGGGATGCCGCTCGTGAACCTCGCGGGTTGGATGGTGACGAGCCTCTTCATCATGGCCGGGTTCGACGCGGTGCGGGCGGGCCCGGTGGCCGACCGGATCCCGGCGCGGCTCATGGCAACCTACTACGGGACGGTGCTGGCGCTCTCTGTGGCGATGACGCTCGCCGCGGGCTACTGGTGGGCCGTCCTGGCGACGCTGGCCGTCCTCCTGGCCGTGTGGAAGGGAGCGCGGGCGTGA